The Bacteroidota bacterium genome contains the following window.
ACGATAAAATCTATAACACTAAACTTATATTTGAATTTTTGGAACTGCCCATAAGTTAAAAGAATTTATCCTGTCCGTATAAAAGTAATAGAATAATCGAGAGTAAGTATACAACTTGTTGACAACTTTAATTTATATTAGTATATTAAAGTTGTAAACAATCCGATATTTAAATGAAAAAAAATAAAAATATCGACATAAAAAATCTAATACTCGCTATCATCAGTAAAAAAGGCAGTGTTGATGCCGTGGAGATAATAAATAAAACAGGGTTCTCCCGCGCATACGTCAACCGATTTTTTCAAGAATTACGACGCGAAGGGAAAATTATACTTCTTGGTAAATCAAACAAAGCTCATTACGTCTTTGCGACAAAAAACATAATTGAGAAAAAGAAAAAACAGATAGTTAGCGTTCATCGCATTCTTAAAAATAAATCCTTAACCGAAGATAAAATATTACAAGAGATCAAAGAATCGTCGGGAATATTTTCAAGAGTCTCCGACAATGTTACTCATATTCTTGAGTATGCGTTTTTAGAGATTCTAAATAATGCAATAGAGCATTCACAATCAGAAAATATTAGTGTATGGGTGGATAAAAATAGCGATCTATACTTTTGTGTGGTGGATAGAGGACTCGGCATTTTCAACCATATCCGTAAAAAGCAAAAGCTTCAAAATGAATATGAAGCGATTCAAGATTTGTTAAAAGGGAAGTTAACAACTTCACCGGAAGCGCATAGTGGGGAAGGAATATTTTTTACATCAAAAGTGGCGGATAAATTAGTTATCAGAAGTTCAAACAAAAAACTTATATTCGATAATAGAATTAAAGATATATTTGTCGAGGAGAGTAAAAATATAACAGGGACTGAAGTTGAATTCTGGATATCGCGTGCATCAGATAAAAAATTACTTGATATATTTCGCCAATATTCCGGCGAAGAATTTGATTTCAGTAAAACTAATGTCAAAATTGATCTTTATAAATCAGGCGAAACATATTTATCACGCTCGCAAGCGCGGAGAGTAATTAGCGGATTGGAAAAATTTAAAGAGATTGTGTTTGACTTTAAGAATGTGACAACAATTGGACAAGGGTTTGCCGATGAAATATTTCGGGTGTGGCAAAATCGTATGTCGGATAGTAAACTAATTATTCAAAATGCAAATGAGAATATCATTTTCATGATCAAACATGTCAAAAATCAACAAAGTTAACAGT
Protein-coding sequences here:
- a CDS encoding DUF4325 domain-containing protein — translated: MKKNKNIDIKNLILAIISKKGSVDAVEIINKTGFSRAYVNRFFQELRREGKIILLGKSNKAHYVFATKNIIEKKKKQIVSVHRILKNKSLTEDKILQEIKESSGIFSRVSDNVTHILEYAFLEILNNAIEHSQSENISVWVDKNSDLYFCVVDRGLGIFNHIRKKQKLQNEYEAIQDLLKGKLTTSPEAHSGEGIFFTSKVADKLVIRSSNKKLIFDNRIKDIFVEESKNITGTEVEFWISRASDKKLLDIFRQYSGEEFDFSKTNVKIDLYKSGETYLSRSQARRVISGLEKFKEIVFDFKNVTTIGQGFADEIFRVWQNRMSDSKLIIQNANENIIFMIKHVKNQQS